In a single window of the Plasmodium cynomolgi strain B DNA, chromosome 6, whole genome shotgun sequence genome:
- a CDS encoding hypothetical protein (putative) has protein sequence MWSHSSKEKVSSKIYTQKKITKREKLLGIVKPFVDESCDSAEPYVIAYYLNNPINLGALKSAYEKVGSQVLYKEPYLYVESCAYFNQQNSSAVFFKNGCIVIWSMNKQNRNKFFHFCKKYITLNENNIENYDFEELQVENINNKSYVNNSVIYLTSNNYRTTDKIAISFGLLSAVRLNNLEKKIEKKLFYENDHIENSKKKNQVKYELNIDQDILDVPEALWELEYQRKLFLNILHIFDIKQRVDLLNHRLSWTLDYLNSFLDYVNQKHSSRLERIIIVIIGLELVLGIMQMVNTIRL, from the exons ATGTGGAGCCATTCcagtaaagaaaaagtgagTAGCAAAATATACACGCAGAAGAAGATCacgaaaagggagaagctGTTAGGCATAGTCAAACCATTCGTAGACGAAAGTTGCGATAGCGCAGAGCCTTATGTAATAGCGTACTATTTAAACAACCCAATAAATTTGGGAGCCCTCAAAAGCGCATATGAAAAAGTGGGATCCCAAGTGCTGTACAAAGAGCCCTATTTGTACGTGGAAAGTTGTGCATATTTTAACCAACAAAATAGTTCagctgtattttttaaaaatggatgtATCGTCATATGGAGTATGAATAAGCAAaacagaaataaattttttcacttctgcaaaaagtatataaccctaaatgaaaataatattgaaaATTATGACTTTGAAGAACTGCAagtagaaaatataaataacaaaaGTTACGTAAATAATTCTGTGATTTATTTAACTTCAAATAATTACAGGACGACGGACAAGATAGCCATTTCTTTTGGACTTTTAAGTGCTGTCAgattaaataatttggaaaagaaaattgagaagaaattattttacgaaaatgatCATAtcgaaaattcaaaaaaaaaaaatcaagtcAA ATATGAGTTGAACATTGATCAAGACATTTTGGACGTCCCAGAAGCGTTATGGGAACTGGAATATCAGAGAAAGctgtttttaaatattttacacatttttgataTAAAGCAGAGAGTTGATTTACTCAATCATAGACTGAGTTGGACTTTGGATTATTTGAATTCCTTTTTGGATTACGTGAATCAGAAGCACTCCTCTCGTCTGGAGcgcatcatcatcgtcataaTTGGTCTCGAGCTTGTGCTCGGCATTATGCAGATGGTTAACACGATTCGGTTGTAG
- a CDS encoding DER1-like protein (putative) → MDISGPEVWYGNLPNVTKYLITLIFLVTLLITCNLLNVVYLLLDWNLIYNNYQLWRIFFNFMYVGKFSLSWVFFMSLLAQFSSSLEKNAVFSSPGSYLYFITIQCTFLSLISILFYWPRGYPFLGNSLLFAIIYYWSRREAWSQVSIYFFTVKGYQLPFALIFLHLIMGQSLWVDIMGLMSGHIYYFFRELLPREGGPNLLEKTPKIFDKIMMKLREFRLNQGIRGNFSRYGYRSVSDSRTPNSEGPTRRVFIGRGVRLGDS, encoded by the exons atggatatatCCGGGCCGGAGGTTTGGTATGGCAACTTACCAAATGTAACCAAATATTTAATAaccctaatttttttagtgaCCCTTCTCATAACATGCAACTTACTAAATGTTGTGTACCTTCTGCTGGACTggaatttaatatataataattaccAACTGtggaggattttttttaactttatgTACGTGGGGAAGTTCTCTCTTTcttgggttttttttatgtctttaTTGGCCcagttttcttcctccctcgAGAAAAACGCAGTGTTCTCCAGCCCAGGATCATATTTGTACTTTATCACCATTCAGTGTACCTTCCTATCACTTATAagcattttgttttattggCCCAGAG GCTACCCCTTCTTGGGAAACTCCCTTTTGTTCGCCATCATTTACTACTGGTCCAGGAGGGAGGCATGGAGCCAAGTGTCCATTTACTTCTTCACGGTGAAGGGCTACCAGCTACCCTTCGCACTTATTTTCCTGCACCTTATCATGGGACAGTCCCTTTGGGTGGATATTATGGGCCTCATGTCCGGACATATCTACTACTTTTTCAGAGAGCTTCTCCCGAGGGAAG GAGGACCAAATTTGCTCGAAAAAACGCCCAAAATTTTCGATAAAATCATGATGAAGCTGAGGGAGTTCCGCCTAAATCAGGGAATAAGGGGAAACTTCTCAAGGTACGGATACAGAAGTGTGAGTGACTCCAGGACGCCCAACAGTGAGGGGCCCACAAGGAGAGTCTTCATTGGTCGGGGAGTCAGACTAGGTGACAGTTGA
- a CDS encoding phosphatidyl inositol glycan class A (putative), giving the protein MGNGIKVYYLPFETYMDVVTFPNIVGTLPLCRNILYREKVDIVHGHQFILHAKSLGLKTIYTDHSLYSFSDKGCIHVNKLLKYCINDVDHSICVSHTNRENLVLRTEINPYKTSVIGNALDTTKFVPCISKRPKMPRINIIVISRLTYRKGVDLIAKVIPLVCQKYPFINFIIGGDGPKRILLEEMRERNHLHNSVVLLGKVKQENVKNVLQRGHIFLNASLTEAFCKVYIFIIMLSYISCWLLEWLKPREDIEEAISFPHFIEED; this is encoded by the exons ATGGGGAACGGCATTAAGGTGTACTACCTGCCCTTCGAAACATACATGGACGTGGTGACCTTCCCTAACATCGTGGGGACGCTTCCCTTGTGCAGGAATATTTTGTACAGGGAGAAGGTCGACATAGTCCACGGCCACCAG TTCATCCTGCACGCAAAATCCCTTGGCCTAAAAACCATTTACACGGACCACTCGCTCTACAGCTTCTCAGACAAGGGGTGCATCCACGTCAACAAACTCCTCAAGTATTGCATAAACGACGTCGACCACTCCATATGTGTCTCTCATACCAATCGTGAAAACCTGGTCCTAAGAACCGAAATCAATCCGTACAAAACATCCGTCATAGGCAATGCATTGGACACGACAAAATTCGTTCCTTGCATAAGCAAACGACCAAAGATGCcaagaataaatataatagtGATTAGTCGACTGACGTACAGAAAGGGAGTCGATCTGATTGCTAAAGTGATTCCTCTCGTGTGTCAGAAGTACCcttttatcaattttattattgGTGGAGATGGACCGAAAAGAATTCTCCTTGAAGAAATGAGGGAAAGAAACCACCTGCACAATTCAGTTGTTCTTTTAGGAAAAGTGAAacaagaaaatgtaaaaaatgttttacaaAGGggacatatatttttaaatgcttcTCTAACAGAAGCCTTTT gcaaGGTGTACATTTTCATAATCATGTTGAGCTACATAAGCTGCTGGTTACTGGAGTGGCTCAAGCCGAG GGAGGACATCGAGGAGGCCATCAGCTTTCCCCACTTCATTGAAGAGGAT
- a CDS encoding hypothetical protein (putative): MKVRKRSPLFCKRNPQANNGEDHDGRLLDEYYSAIPGIELQIEKLLQSFHVSKYDYKITPLLIDIIQNETIKILRNAKNIKKNGIGRRFFIKADPTKREDKKEDHISPDLVTSSNNGDDTKKDEGSKGMVEDQRKTDQSKVTTDISKDESGADFKCGVIDDRAAQAVAPAMEAAPVNERDGEVEKQSRRNDMQEGDGAGIGSRIGTQHSADAPVAQTQEHSQDKDGLAELPCGVEDGTKEEAAEGSKEESQANLENGEEKKQVDVEVGQQKVEAETLQTGKTEQIGQSEQTGQSEQAGQTEQTGQTEQTGQTEQIGQTERTGQTEQTGQTAENFSIFKTFSSYFSKKNKPNEEDGGAPLRKEEESAPDKSGNGESKDGDAIEGAPKLNSSEDKAVGKGTEQVHPEGNSPPNETNEKSETNEKSETNEKNETNVIEGDVNPSEDPADAGSHFLNDQKNSVKEDTNDNTKGRVPHGMSSSGQNLDAGGDVGMAHNRDKMEEAGKASNQVESGLAAEKPSNQVGSGVSEEKAPTEELQNGGKKEGAKDQAEQPKSSQPPTTTTTEQEELLVIDEESINLAIKEYVLKYIYKKKNVDFLYDELATQQKETNSAGIVDRNVRYPTDDCSINTILPAWDIKYNFNSSKGENYQ, from the exons ATGAAGGTCAGGAAGAgaagtccccttttttgcaaaaggaacCCCCAAGCAAATAACGGCGAGGACCATGATGGGAGACTCCTCGACGAATACTACAGCGCAATTCCGGGCATCGAACTACAGATAGAGAAATTACTTCAAAGCTTCCACGTCAGTAAGTACGACTATAAAATCACTCCCCTTTTAATCGACATAatacaaaatgaaacgataaaaattttgagaaatgccaaaaatataaaaaaaaatggcattggTAGGAGATTCTTCATTAAGGCCGACCCCACAAAGAGGGaggacaaaaaggaggatcATATCAGTCCCGATTTGGTGACAAGCTCCAACAATGGCGatgacacaaaaaaggatgaaggAAGTAAGGGGATGGTTGAAGATCAGCGAAAAACGGACCAAAGTAAAGTAACTACAGATATCTCCAAGGATGAAAGCGGGGCTGATTTTAAATGTGGAGTGATTGACGATAGGGCAGCACAGGCAGTGGCACCTGCAATGGAAGCCGCCCCGGTGAATGAGCGTGACGGGGAGGTGGAGAAGCAGAGTCGAAGAAATGACATGCAAGAAGGAGACGGCGCAGGAATCGGTTCAAGGATTGGAACCCAACACAGCGCAGATGCGCCGGTGGCCCAAACGCAGGAGCACAGTCAGGACAAGGACGGCCTTGCCGAATTGCCATGTGGGGTAGAAGACGGCACGAAGGAGGAAGCTGCAGAGGGGAGTAAAGAAGAAAGCCAAGCTAATCTTGAAAAtggagaggagaagaaacaggTGGATGTTGAAGTGGGTCAGCAAAAGGTGGAAGCTGAGACTCTCCAAACGGGGAAAACTGAGCAGATAGGCCAAAGTGAGCAGACAGGCCAAAGTGAGCAGGCAGGTCAAACTGAGCAGACAGGGCAAACTGAGCAGACAGGGCAAACTGAGCAGATAGGCCAAACTGAGCGGACAGGCCAAACTGAGCAGACAGGCCAAACCGCCGAAAACTTCAGCATCTTCAAAACCTTTTCGAGCtacttttcgaaaaaaaataaaccaaatGAGGAGGACGGAGGAGCGCCCTtgaggaaggaagaagaaagcgcGCCGGACAAATCGGGCAACGGTGAGAGTAAAGATGGAGACGCAATCGAAGGCGCACCCAAATTAAACAGCTCAGAGGATAAAGCGGTTGGAAAAGGCACAGAACAGGTACACCCCGAAGGGAACAGCCCCCCGAACGAAACGAACGAAAAGAGCGAAACGAACGAAAAGAGCGAAACGAACGAAAAGAACGAAACGAACGTAATTGAAGGTGATGTAAATCCTAGTGAGGACCCAGCAGATGCTGGCAGCCATTTTCTGAATGATCAAAAGAACAGTGTGAAGGAGGACACGAATGACAACACCAAAGGGAGGGTGCCCCATGGGATGAGTAGCAGTGGTCAGAATTTGGACGCAGGGGGTGATGTAGGAATGGCCCATAATagggacaaaatggaggaagcggGAAAGGCGAGCAACCAAGTTGAGAGCGGCCTAGCGGCAGAGAAGCCAAGCAACCAAGTTGGGAGCGGCGTGTCGGAAGAAAAGGCCCCCACGGAGGAACTACAAAATGGTGGTAAAAAGGAAGGTGCAAAAGACCAAGCAGAGCAACCAAAGAGTAGCCAACCCCCCACCACTACCACCACCGAACAGGAGGAACTGCTTGTGATAGATGAAGAAAGCATTAACCTAGCCATAAAGGAGTACGTCCTAAAGtacatttataaaaagaaaaacgtggATTTCTTGTACGACGAATTGGCAACTCAACAGAAGGAAACTAACTCGGCTGGCATAGTAGACAGGAACGTCAGATACCCAACTG ATGACTGCTCCATTAACACCATCCTCCCTGCGTGGGACATAAagtataattttaattcctccaagggggaaaattaccaatga
- a CDS encoding hypothetical protein (putative) codes for SILPDEATERKILDESYTMLCRNEKLVRQLNKLGRIMVPRKRKKGQWYFHFEYSTNVEQKFVQKEKKNFKEMWKTVVRQDYIKKIMNIFEGQNFISGSNGGGGSRGPPYPCYFVLGAEGVGKKFFIQKAKDIFLRRPPHVGSEPNGYPPRGGNQNGVPHREQLHGGEKGSRRSIFFEYDFKDVNQNESVIPFSVKLHKLEEFLRYKLMKEVNSDVTNGKINMRDIYEQFIMGGREEKEEDPLIAKFPVLFKHILNTPQMYDYLNDQDRKNITKWINLLEMNNYKYDNFLSFLTILLRKLNVKCFVHELNEFSAFLYFLKMVAECEEYQYCMNNSEGILTDFTSGLFLYRYFLSLINFLRNKYGYNFCFVFYNLHFFLLGPQPMRNFHFFAKWCEENVDRHNVPVIFHSIKNIEMMKFVFVFNNLVLRQVGGGTFRVGSSGRVGSSGRDGSSDRVGSSDRVGSSDRVGSSDRVGSSDRVGSTVRGSTRDGAEKSPQINPVPVGESDFPPNFHNLAMKELQNYHLIRENLIEINDLSYDMVRCLIIPNYVKDEKVAKCIYNIIGGNAHLVKTVCKGLHDLNSQFDEDQMRNKIEMEKKEKVTYDMDEEGQINVRSNTIEEILQHRMLEQQKGFLKNIHEDILHTFILDFERKVRTFFSLPHVERLKRKRNSTQGGGGGQQIEREETPKKEGLTYIQFYFTIFEAIKYFLKKKKIFCKNIINLNNPILLGLIDVNIIQYNYEHGYLELTNQLYEVLLLNYMDMKYRQFPLKYKAQYNINYVLNYKIIQHEFNLLESQA; via the coding sequence AGCATACTGCCCGATGAGGCCACGGAAAGGAAGATCCTAGATGAAAGTTACACGATGTTGTGTCGTAACGAAAAACTGGTGAGACAACTGAACAAACTGGGGAGGATAATGGTACCCcgcaagaggaagaaggggcaATGGtacttccattttgaataCAGCACAAATGTCGagcaaaaatttgtacagaaagagaagaaaaattttaaagaaatgtGGAAAACAGTTGTTAGGCaggattatataaaaaaaattatgaacatttTTGAAGGGCAGAATTTTATTAGTGGGAGTAACGGAGGAGGAGGGTCTCGGGGACCTCCTTATCCTTGTTACTTCGTCTTGGGGGCGGAAGGCGTGGGGAAAAAGTTTTTCATACAAAAGGCGAAGGATATCTTTTTAAGAAGACCACCCCATGTGGGTAGCGAGCCAAATGGATACCCTCCACGAGGAGGAAACCAAAATGGTGTTCCACACAGAGAGCAACTacatggaggagaaaaaggaagcagaagaagtatttttttcgagTACGACTTTAAGGACGTAAACCAAAACGAATCGGTTATCCCCTTCTCTGTGAAGTTGCACAAGCTGGAAGAGTTCCTAAGGTACAAATTGATGAAAGAAGTAAACAGCGATGTGACAAATGGAAAGATAAATATGAGAGACATTTATGAGCAGTTCATcatgggggggagagaagaaaaagaggaggaccCCCTTATTGCGAAATTCCCAGTCCTATTCAAACACATATTAAACACCCCTCAAATgtatgattatttaaatgaCCAAGACAGGAAGAACATCACAAAGTGGATAAACCTGTTGGAGATGAATAACTACAaatatgataattttctttcctttttaacaatccttttgagaaaattaaatgtaaaatgcTTTGTACATGAGTTGAATGAATTCAGcgcttttttatattttttaaaaatggtagCAGAGTGTGAAGAGTATCAATACTGTATGAACAACTCGGAGGGAATACTTACCGATTTTACCAGTGGGTTATTCCTCTatcgttattttttgtcattaattaattttttacgaaaCAAATATGGATATAATTTCTGTTTcgttttctacaatttgcattttttccttttgggtCCTCAGCCCATGCgcaattttcacttttttgccaaatggTGCGAAGAGAATGTGGACAGACACAACGTCCCCGtcatttttcattccatTAAGAATATCGAGATGATGAAGTTTGTGTTCGTTTTTAACAACCTGGTGTTGAGGCAGGTTGGGGGGGGCACCTTCAGGGTTGGAAGTAGTGGCAGGGTTGGAAGTAGTGGCAGGGATGGAAGTAGTGACAGGGTTGGAAGCAGTGACCGGGTTGGAAGCAGTGACCGGGTTGGAAGCAGTGACCGGGTTGGAAGCAGTGACCGGGTTGGAAGCACTGTCCGTGGTAGCACTCGTGACGGCGCAGAAAAATCACCGCAAATAAACCCAGTGCCAGTGGGGGAGAGTGACTTCCCCCCCAACTTCCACAACTTGGCGATGAAGGAGCTACAAAACTATCACCTCATAAGGGAAAACCTAATCGAAATAAACGACCTTTCCTACGACATGGTGAGGTGCTTAATCATTCCTAATTATGTGAAGGACGAAAAGGTGGCCAAGTGTATTTACAACATCATAGGGGGAAATGCCCACTTAGTAAAAACAGTATGTAAGGGGCTACACGATCTGAACAGCCAGTTTGATGAAGACCAAATgaggaacaaaattgaaatggaaaaaaaagaaaaggttaCGTACGACATGGATGAAGAAGGTCAAATCAACGTAAGGAGTAACACTATCGAAGAAATTCTGCAACATCGAATGTTggagcagcaaaaagggtttttaaaaaatatacatgaaGATATTCTACACACATTTATCCTCGACTTCGAGAGGAAAGTACGCACCTTCTTTAGTCTCCCCCATGTTGAACGGctaaagaggaaaagaaactCCACacagggaggagggggagggcaacaaattgaaagggaagaaacaccaaaaaaggaggggctAACCTATATCCAATTTtacttcaccatttttgaagctatcaaatattttttaaaaaaaaaaaaaatcttttgtaaaaatataataaatctGAATAACCCCATCTTGCTTGGACTCATTGATGTGAATATCATTCAGTACAACTATGAGCATGGGTACCTCGAGCTGACCAACCAGCTTTACGAAGTCCTGCTGCTTAACTACATGGATATGAAGTACAGGCAATTTCCTCTGAAGTACAAAGCCCAGTACAATATTAATTATGTACTTAACTATAAGATAATCCAGCACGAGTTTAATTTGCTGGAGTCTCAGGCGTAG